CCACTCCGGCGTCCATCAGGTGATCGGAGGCCCGCAGAAAGACTTTCGGCTCCCCCGGTCCGATCAGCGCGGCGACGACCTCCCCCGTCAGGCGGCTCGCGCGGAAGGCCACCTCGGTCGCCGGATCGAGGCGTTCGGGGTCGAGGCGGTCCATCACCGTCTGAATGGCCTCCATCACGAGGGGGTCCTGGCCCACAGCCTGTGGCTCCTTGCCCCGGCGCTCGCGGTAGGCGAGGCCCTGCGGCGTCACGAGGTACTGGGCCGTATTGCGGTAGTGCCACTCGCGCGGGCTGGGCACCGTCCCCGCGACGGGATGGCGCAGCTTGGCGATGCGGCTCAGGGCCTCCTCCACGAGGGCGCGTTTGAAGCGCAGTTGCGCTGGGTAGCTCGCGTGGGCGAGGTCCACGGTGGGGAGGTCGGGGGCCTCCACCCGGTCGGGACTTGCCTCCAGCACCTCGCGCGTCACGCCCTGGCGCACGCCCCGGCCCGCGCGCACGGCGGCCAGCACCCGCTCGCCCGGCAGCGCCCCGCGCACGAGCACCACGCCGGACTCGTCCCGCGAGAGACCCAACCCCCCGGCGACGAGTTTTTCGATGTCCAGCGTGAGAAGGGGGTCAGGCATGGGGCACAGGGTAGCGCGGGGAGGAGGGGGCAGAGGGGGCTAGGGAACTTTGCGCTACTCGATAGGAGAACTTACTTCTCCTCTGAATTCAACTTGCCCAGAGATTTGCGAAAAAGCTCTCCAGAGGACGACAAAGATTCTCCTGCCTCAACAAAACGCTCGGGTTGGTCGAGAGGCCGCTCTTCGCTCACACGCGCAGGATGAGTTTCGCGTAGGTATCCCTCTCCCACCTCCAGAAAGTGCCCTCCTGTTCCGTGCTGGTCGTGATGCAGTTTCTCCATCAATTGAAGTTCCTGGTCGAGCAGTTCAGCGAAGGATTGGGCATGACCTCCCGGTTCCGTCTCCCCTTCGCTCAACCACCACGCGGGCGTGTCAAACCCACCTTCTGCCACGGTGTATTGCAAGCTGTAGCCCTGATGCGTCAGCAGCACATGGGCGCGAGGCGGCAACACGAAGCCAGGTGACTCATTCAAAATCTCCCGGACCACCTCGTCCGTCTCCTCGGGGCGGTCGAGGTCAAGCAGGTCGCTGCCACGAAACAACTCTCCCGACTTGCGGCCCATCCGCAGGAGAAACGTTCGGTAGACCTCCGGCAAACGCCCTCCTGCGCGCTCCTCCGCTCCCACACCGCAGCCTCGGAAAAGCCCTCGAAGGTCCAGAGTTGCTCCATATAGCGAGATGCATTGGCGCGCGTCGTATTTTCGAAACGAAGGGGAGGGTTGGCTGCCATTCGCAGTAGGCGCAACTGAACCTCGTCAATTACGGCATTTGCATCCGTCATTTCATCATGATGACAGGCGAAGGGGCGGCCCCACCCTCTCAAGCCGCCCCTCTCCCCCGCCCCGCGCTCAGCCCTCCTCGTACTCCAGATAGGTGTAGCCCAGCAGTTCCTCGCCGTAGTCCTCCAGCAGTTCGTTCTCCTGCTCGGGGGTCAGGGTGCCCAGCTTGAGGGCGGCGTCGGTCTGGTCCTCAATGGAGTCGCGGAGCATCACTTCCTCATAGCCCATGCTCTCGATCATGCGCCGGGCCTTCTGGCCGCGCACGAAGAGGTCGAGGTGGTATTTCCCGCCGGGACGGACGGTGACGTGCGCCTCGCTCACCTTGCCGAAGAGGTTGTGCGCGCTGCCGAGCACGTCCTGATACGCGCCCATCAGGAAGACGCCGAGGTAGTAGGGTCGCCCGCCCGGCTCGTGCAGGGGCAGGGTAGCCTTCACGTCGCGCAGGTCGATGAACTTCTCGATCTTGCCGTCGCTGTCGCAGGTGATGTCCACGATGGTGCCCTGACGGGTGGGCTTCTCGTTCAGGCGGTCCACCGGCACGATGGGAAAGAGCGCCTGGATCGCCCAGTTGTCGGGCAGGCTCTGGAACAGCGAGAAGTTGCAGATGTACTTGTCGGCCAGGACTTTTTGCAGGTCCTCCAGCTCGTCGGGGACGTACTTCTCCCCCTGAATCAGCTTGGCGATCTTGCGGAGGATCGCGTTGAACAACGCCTCGCCGCGCGCTCGGTCGTCGAGCGTGACGTAGCCGAGGTCGAAGAGGTTGTGCAGCGTCCCCTTGTCGCCCACCGCGTCGTTGTACATCTCGCGGTAGTTGCGGGCGCTGAGGTTGACGAGGATTTCTTCGAGGTCCTTGACGATCTGGTGGCTGTCCTCGTTCGGCGCGGCCAGTTCCTCCAGGTCGCGGGTCGGCCCCGTCACGTCCACCACGGGCATGATCAGGACGGCGTGGTGGGCCGTCAGCGCCCGGCCCGACTCGGAGATGATGGTCGGCTCGGGCACGCCGCGCGCCTTGCAGGTCTCCTGCACCGTGTACACCACGTCGGCGGCGTACTCGCCCACGGTGTAGTTCATGGAGGCGTAGAAGGTGGTCTTGGAGCCGTCGTAGTCCACGCCGAGGCCGCCGCCCACGTTGAGGTACTTGAGCTGCGCCCCGGCGGCGATGAGACCCGCGTAGGTCTGGGTGGCCTCACGCACGGCGATCTTGACCCGGCGGATGTCGGTGATCTGCGATCCGATGTGGGTGTGGAGCATCACGAGCGAGTCGAGCATGTCCGCCTCGCGCAACCGCTCGACCACCCGCAGGAGTTCGTAGGCGTTCAGCCCGAACTTCGCCTGATCGCCGCCGGATTCCTCCCACTGGCCCGAGCCGCGTGCGTGGAGCTTGAAGCGCACGCCGATGGCGGGCTTAACGCCGAGCGCGCGGGCCTGCTTGAGCACGCGGTCCAACTCGCTGTACTTCTCCAGCGTGATGACCACGTTCTTGCCCAGGCTGCGGCCCCACAGGGCGAGCTTGATGAAGCCGTCGTCCTTGAAGCCGTTGCAGCACAGCAGGGCGTCGGGGTGCATCCGCTGGGCGAGGCACAGGGCGAGTTCGGCCTTGCTGCCCGCCTCCAGCCCGTGCGCGTAGTCGTACCCGGCGGCGGCGACCGTCTCCACGACGAGGCGGCGCTGGTTGACCTTGATGGGAAACACGCCCTGGTAGTGCCCCGTGTACCCGTACTCGGCGATGGCCTTGCCGAAGGCGTCGTTGAGGTGCTTGACGCGTCCGGCGAGGACCTGGGGAAAGCGCAGGATCACGGGCAGGCTCTCGCCACGCTCCACGATCTCGTCGATGATCGCCCGGAGCGGCGCGTGGAGGCCGGGCGCGGGCGTAACCTCCAGTTGGCCCTTGTCCGAGACGCGAAACCAGCCGCCGCTCCAGTTGGGCACCTGGTACAGTTCGGCGGCGTCAGCGGTAGAAAAGGAAGGTGAAGTCGTCAATTGGGGCGTCCTCCGGGGTAGGGTAGGCTCGCCGTGCGCGGGGTTCGGAGGACGGGGCAAAGAGCCGCGCTTCACGGACGCCGTGCGAAACCGGGGGGCATGATAGGGCAAGGCCGGGCGCGGGGTAAGGGCGTGGATGGCAATTGGGGAGGAGCCACCAGCTTCCAGCGGCCAGCCGCCAGCAAGGGCGCTATGGCTGGAAGCTGGCGGCTGGTCGCCCTGCAAACGAAGAGGAGCGAGGCATCCACACCTCGCTCCCCCCTCCTCTGGCGGTCCGGACGGGATTTGAACCCGCGACCTTCTGCGTGACAGGCAGATATGCTAACCGCTACACTACCGGACCAGTACTACCAGACCAACACTGGCCGAGGCCAGCGGAAAGAAGAGTACGGGGCGGCGGGCGGGTTGTCAAGCCGGGGCGGAGTGTGCGTGCGCGGCGTGCATAGGGTGGAACGTGCCGAGAGGGTAAACAAGCCGGAAAAGCACGTTATAGAGGAGGGAATTTCCGTCGCACCCACCTCACCCCGCATGAGTTTGACTTCCGGCGTATAACGGGGTATCTTGTTTTTATCATCGCCCGATGGGGCGGATTTTTTATTGCCCGCGCCCGAGTCAGTGTTCGAGGTGCCGAAGATATAAGCTGAGCGGTTCCAACCCCACGGCGGCCCGTCGTTCGTCCACGTCACCCGGCTCCAGGGGAAAGGGCGTGCCGTCCGGCTGGACCTGTGTTCCATACCGCTGCCCCCTCCCCTCACGGATGCAGATGCGGTCGTGCAGGAAAGTGGTGTGTGCCGGGGACACCTCGCCGGGCGGCAGGGCACACAGCAGGGCCAGCACCTCCCTCTGCCCGCTCAGGTCCGGGGAGTGCCGGGCAAGGAGCCATGCGGCGGTCGCCCCCTGCTCACCGACCAGGGAGCGGGTGGGCCAGCCGTGGGCGGCCACCACTTCCCGCAGGAAGACCGTGGACGCCGAATCGAAGGCAAGCCAGGCGTCGGCATCCACAGGGCCGGAGCGGAGCCGCCGATCCTCCTCCATCCACGTGAGCAGTCGAGCGCGCAGCTCCTCGTTCATCCTCCCACACCCCTCCCCGGCGGCCCCGGCTCAGGGCATCGTCGCCATGATGCGGCGGTACACCTCGTCCATGCTGCCCACGCCGTCCACCGGGCGCAGGTGGCCGCGTGCCCCGTAGTGGTCGATGAGGGGCTGGGTCTGCTCGCGGTAGACCTGCTGGCGCTTGCGGGCGACCTCCTCGGTGTCGTCGCTGCGGGCCGCCTCGCCGCGCGCCGCCGCCTGCCGCCCACGGTCCACGATGCGCTCGATCAGCGTCTCGTCGGGCACGTCGAGCAGGGGCACAGCGCTCACGGGGGCACCCAGTTCCTCCAGCAGCATGTCGAGCGCCTCGGCCTGCGCGGTCGTGCGGGGAAAGCCGTCGAAGATGACGCGCACGGGTTCCATCCCGGCGAGGCGGTCGCGGATCAGGGCGATCAGGATGGCGTCGGGGACGAGTTGTCCAGCGTCGAGCATGGGCTGAACCATCCTGCCGAGTTCGGTGCCGCGCGCGATGTGGTCGCGCAGAATGTCGCCCGTGCTGATCTTGGTCAGTCCCTGCTCGCGGGCGAGACGTTCGGCCTGGGTTCCTTTCCCCGCGCCGGGCGGGCCGAGAAAGATCACGACCTTGTTCTTCGGTTGAATCACTGCTGCCTCCTCTGGGTGTACAGCATAGGGCGAAAGGGTGAAATGCGGCACGTTCCTGCCCAGCCCTGTCCTTCTCTCCAGCAAGGCCACGAAAAACCGCCCACCGTGGGGGTGAGCGGCAGAATTCGGAGGACGTTCAGTTGTTCAGGCGACCGCGAATGCGGCCCTTGCTGATGAAACCGTCGTAGCGCCGGACGGTGAGCTGCGCCTCCAGTTGCTTGAGCGTTTCGAGCGCCACACCCACGATGATGAGCAGGCCCGTGCCGCTGAACTGGAAGGTCGAGATGCCCGTCGCCCGCTGCACGAGCTGCGGCACCACCGTCAGGACGACGAGGAAGACCGCGCCCCACAGGCTCAGGCGGCTGCTGATGCCGCCCAGGAACTCGGCGGTGGGCGCGCCGGGCCGCACGCCGGGGATGAAACCGCCCGCCTCACGCAGTTGCTCGCTGATGCGCCGGGGGTCGAATTGCACGCTGTTGTACAGGTACGTGAACCCGAAGATCAGCAGGGCCTCCAGCGCGATGTACCACGGGCTGCCCACGGTCAGGTACGTCTGGATGAAGGCGTTCACCGCCGGGGCGCGGGTCGTCGTCGCGCTGCCGATCAGGTTGGGGATGATCAGCATCGCCGAGGCGAAGATTACCGGGATCACGCCCGCCTGGTTCACCTTGATGGGCAGCCAGGTAGCCTGCCCGCCGAGGTTCCGCGCCGCGCCCCCCGGTGCCCCGCCGCGTGCCCGCGCGTAGGTCACGGGCACCCGGCGCTCGCCCTGGTAGACGTACACGATGCCCGCGATGGTCACGAGGATGACGGCGGCGAAGGCGACGATCTGGAGCAGAGACACCTGATCGGTGCGGAACAGCTCCCCGGTCGCGGCGATCTCGCGCGGGTAGTTGGCGATGATGCCCGCCGTGATGATCAGGCTGATGCCGTTGCCGACGCCCACCTCGGTCATCCGCTCGCCGATCCACAGGGTGAAGGCAATGCCCGCCACCTGCGTCAGCACCATCACGAGGACGGTGAAGACGCCGGGGTCCCAGCCCACTGCCACGAACGCCGGGTTGCTGGTGATGTACAGCGAGAAGAACAGCGCCTGGATGGTCCCCAGCCCCACCGCCGCGTAGCGGGTGTACTGGTTGATGCGCTTGCGGCCCTCCTCGCCCTCCTTGCTGAGCTTTTCCAGCGCGGGGACGGTAGTGGTCAGGAGCTGGATGACGATGCTCGCCGTGATGTACGGCAGCACGCCGAGGGCGAAGATCGAGAATTGCGAGAGATTGCCGCCCGAGATCAGGCTGATCAACCCGAAAAGGCCACCCTGGGTGGCCTCTTCGAGCGCGTCCGTGTTCACGCCCGGCGTCGGGATGGTGCTCCCGAGTCGGTACACGGCGAGCAGCAGCAGGGTGAAGACAATCTTCCGGCGCAACTCCGGGATGCGGAACGCGTCGCGGAAGGCGCGCAGCATGCTAGCCCGCCTGCTCGGCGTTCTCGCTGCCCGCGCTCTGCCCGCTGTCCGGCAGGACGACGCGCCCACCCGCCGCCTGCACGGCCCGGACGGCGGCCTCGCTGGCGGCGTCCACGTGCACCGTCAGGGCGCGGGTCACTTCCCCACGGGCGAGGAGCTTGAGGGGCCGGTTCTTGCGGCGCACCAATCCCGCCCCCTCCAACGCCGTGCGGTCGAAGGTGTCACCCTCCAGGGCCGCGAGCTGCGAGAGGTTGACGACCTCGTAGGTCGTGCCGACGTTGTTGAAGCCGCGCTTGGGTAGGCGGCTGATCAGCGTGCTGCGGCCACCCTCGAAGAACTGGCCCTTGCCGGCACCGCTGCGGGCCTTCTGGCCCTTGTGCCCGCGTCCGGCGGTCTTGTCGGTGCCGCCGGGGCCACGGCCCACACGCTTGCGGTTCTTGCGGCTGCCGGGCGCGGGGGTCAGGTCGTTGAGTTTCATTCCTGCACCTCCAACAGGTGCGCGACGGTCCTGATCATGCCGCGCGTGGCGGGGGTGGCCGTCAGCTCACGGCTGTCGCCGATGCGGCGCAGGCCAAGAGCCTTCACGGTCTCCACCTGGTTCTTCGGACGCCCGATCACGCTGCGCCGCAGAGTCACCTTGATGGTCGTGGTCGGGGCCGTCACTGGGCACCTCCCGCCTGGGGCTGGGCCGCCTGGGGCTGTGCCGTCTGCGCCTGGGCCGTGATGCCGCGAATCGCGCGCACCTGCCCCGCCGTCCGCAGGTTCCTCAGCCCGTCGAACACCGCGTAGGCGACGTTGACCTTGTTGCGGCTGCCAAGTTCCTTGGAGAGCATGTTCGTGATGCCCGCCAGCTCCGCGATGGAGCGGGGCACCGTACCCGCGATCACGCCCGTGCCGGGGCCGGCGGGCTTGAGCAGCACGCGGCTGGTGGAGTTCGCGCCCACGATGTCGTGGGGGATGGTGCCGTTCTCCACGGGCACGGTGATCATGTTCTTGCGCGCGATGGCCTTGGCCTTCTCGATGGCGACGGGCACTTCCTTCGCCTTGCCGATGCCCATCCCCACGCGACCGTTGCGGTCCCCAAGGATCACGAGCGCGGCGAAGCGGAAGCGGCGGCCACCCTGGTAGGTCTTGGACGTGCGGTTGACGAAGAGCATCTTCTCCTCGAACTCGCTCGTCTCGCGCTCCGCGTTGCGGTCGTTCCGTCGATTAAAAGTCAAGGCCACCCTCCCGCGCCGCGTCCGCGAGCGCCTTCACGCGACCGTGGAACTTGTACTGTCCCCGGTCAAAGACAACCTGCCTGACCCCCTTGGCGGCGGCGGCCTCGGCCAGCGCGCGGCCCACGGCGGCGGCGGTGTCGGTCTTGGTGCCCGTCTTGACGGCTCCGCTGCTCGCGGCGGCCAGCGTGGTGCCGGTCGTGTCGTCGATGATCTGGGCGTAGATATGCTTGCTGGAGCGGAACACGCTCAGGCGCGGGCGCTCCCCGGCGGCGACGCGCACCTTGCGGCGGGCGCGCAGCTTGCGGCGGACGGTGGTCAGGTTCGCCATTACTTCTTCCCCTTCCCGCCCGTGGCACCGGCCTTGCCGGCCTTGAGGGCGATCTGCTCGCCGACGAAGCGCACACCCTTGCCGTGGTAGGCGTCGGGCTTGCGCACCTTGCGGACGTTCGCGGCCACCTGGCCGACGAGTTGCTTGTCGATCCCCGAAACGTCGATACGGGTCGGTTCCGGCACCGTGAAGGTCACGCCGGCGGGCGGCTCGATGACGACCGGGTGGCTGAAGCCGATGGTCAGCTCCAGATTCCGCCCGGCGAGGCGGGCGCGGTAGCCCACCCCACGCAGCTCTAGGTTGATGGTAAAGCCGTCGCTCACGCCCTTGACGGCGTTGGCGACGAGCGTGCGCGTCAGGCCGTGCAGGGCGCGGTGCTCCTGGCGGTCACTGGGGCGCTCGACGAGAAGCTGACCGTCCTCGCTCTTGATGCTCAGCTCGGAGTTGAAGGGAACGGTGAGTTCCCCCCTGGGGCCTTTGACCCGGAATAGGCCGGGGTCGGTGTTTACGGTCACGCCGCTGGGCACGGCGATGGGTTGGCGACCGATACGTGACATGGATGCTCCTTAAGTGTCGGGACGGGGAAGTGGTCCCGTGTTCAGGCAGTGGGGGGCGTCCGCGTTACCAGAGAACGCAGATGACTTCGCCGCCCACGCCCTGCTTGCGGGCCTCGCGGTCGGGCAGCAGGCCCCGGCTCGTCGAGACGACGGCGACGCCCAGGCCGCGCTGGATGCGGGGCAGGTTCTCGGCACTCACGTAGGCGCGGCGTCCGGGGCGGGACACGCGCTCGATGTGCTTGATGACCTGCTCGCGCTTGACGCCGTACTTCAGCGTCACACGCAGCACGTCGAACTTCTGGCCCTCGGGGCGGGTGCGCTCGACCGAGGCCACGTAGCCCTCGCGCACGAGCAGCCGGGCGAGTTCCTCCTTGAACTTGGAGGCCGGGATGTCCACGCTCTCCTTGTAGGTGCGCGTCGCGTTGCGGATGCGCGTGAGCATGTCGGCGATGGGATCACTCAGCATGGGTCTCCTCCGGGGGCGTTGCTCTCTGGGCAGTCCAGAAGGCCCCTGGCCGGGGGGAAGCCGCCCTGGGGCAGCCTCCCGAGTCTTCCCGAAGAATGGCCTGACCGCGCTTGGGGTCGGCAGGCCCGCTCCTTCTGTTGGGTCCTATCCCTGGGCCGGACGATACCCACCCAAAGGGGGCGGATCGTATCCGGGAGGGCCGGGCGGGGGTGAGGGCGGGGCTACCAGCTGCTCTTCTTCACGCCCGGCAGCTCACCCCGGTGGGCCAGCTCGCGCAGGCAGATGCGGCAGATGCCGAAGAAGCGGTAGTAGCCACGCGGGCGGCCACAGCGGGAGCAGCGGTTGTAGTTCTGCACGGCAAACTTCGCGCCGCGCTCCGCCTTCACAACTTTCGAAGTCTTCGCCATAGGCTGTCCTTACTTGCGGAACGGAAGACCCATCGCCTGGAGCAGCGCGCGGGCTTCCTCGTCGGTTTTGGCGGTCGTGACGATGGTGATGTCCATTCCGCGCACCTTGTCGACCATATCATAGGTGATCTCGGGGAAGATCAGCTGCTCCTTGATGCCCAGGTTGTAGTTGCCCCGGCCATCGAAGGCGTTGGGGTTGATCCCCCGGAAGTCGCGGATGCGCGGCAGCCCGATGTTGATCAGCTTCTCCAGGAACACGTACATGCGCTCACCGCGCAGCGTGACCTTGAGGCCGACGGGCATGCCCTGACGCAGCTTGAAGTTGGAGATGCTCTTCTTCGCCTTGGTGACGATGGGCTTTTGCAGGGTGATCAGACCCAGCTCGCGCGCCGCCTTGTCGATGGCCTTGCTGTCCTCCTTGGAGGAACCCAGGCCCTCGTTCACCACGATCTTCTCGATGCGCGGCGCGGCCATCACCGAGGAGTAGCCGAACTGCCCCATCAGCGCGGGGCGCACCTGCTCGTTGTACTTCGTCTTGAGGGTCTGCATGTGTCCTTGCCTCTCTTCGGACGGACGGGTCGTCCGGGATCACGCGCGCGGCGTGGCCCTGAGTGTCAGTCGATGACCTTGCCGCTCTTCACGGCGACGCGGACCTTCTTGCCGTCCACGATCTGCTTGCGAACGCGGGTGGCCTGGCCGGTCTCGGGGTCCACCAGCGCGACCTTGCTCGCGTGGATCGCGCCCTCGCGCTGCTCGATGCCGCCCTGCGGGTTGCTCGCGCTGGGCTTGACATGCTTGGTGACGATGTTCACGCCCTCCACGACGACCTTCGCCTCGTGGGGCAGCGCGAGCAGCACCTTGCCGGTCCGGCCCTTGTCCTGCTGCTTGCCGCTCAGAATGACGACGGTATCGCCCTTCTTGACGTGAAGCTTGTTGTTGTGGTGGCTGCCGGCGTTGGGACGGGGCATCACAGCACCTCCGGCGCGAGCGACACGATCTTCATGAAGCGGCGGTCGCGCAGCTCGCGGGCGACCGGCCCGAAGACGCGGGTGCCGCGCGGCTCGCCCTGGTTGTTGATGACGACGGCGGCATTCTTGTCGAAACGGATGGTGCTGCCGTCGGCACGCTTGATCGCGTGGCTGGTCCGCACGACCACGGCCTTCACCACGTCGCCCGCCTTCACGCCGCCACGCGGGGCCGCGTCCTTGACCGAGGCCACGATGATGTCCCCCACGTGGGCGTAGCGCTTGTTGCCGCCACCGCCGGTCGTCAGGCCCTTGCCGCCGATGCCGCTGTTGAGCACGCGAATGCACATCAACTCGCGCGCGCCGGAGTTGTCCGCCACGTCGAGGCGGGACTGGGGCATGATCATGCCTGACCGCCTTCCGTCTCGACGGCGGTGGTCTCGATGCCTCGCGGGCGCTCGATCAGCCGCGTGACCTTCCAGGTCTTCGTCTTGCTGATGGGGCGCACCGAGATGATCTCCACCCGGTCACCGGTTCGGTACTCGTTCGTCTCGTCGTGCGCGGCGTACTTCTTGCTGCGCGTGACGACCTTGCCGTACAGCGGATGCGTGAAGCGGCGCTCGACCTTGACGCTCACCGTCTTGTCGGCCTTGTCGCTCACCACGACGCCCGTGAAGGTCTTTTTCATCGGCCCCCTCCTGTCTGCGTCTGCGCGGCCCCGCGCTTCAACTCACCGCGTACGGTGTTGAGCTGCGCGACCTCGCGACGGAGCTGCTGCACCCGGTGGGGCTGGGCGAGGTTGCCCAGCGCGCCCTGGAAGCGCAGCTCCATCAGTTCCT
This window of the Deinococcus sp. YIM 134068 genome carries:
- the rpmC gene encoding 50S ribosomal protein L29; this translates as MKLSDMRSLADADFAREIESRKKELMELRFQGALGNLAQPHRVQQLRREVAQLNTVRGELKRGAAQTQTGGGR